Proteins encoded in a region of the Bactrocera tryoni isolate S06 chromosome 4, CSIRO_BtryS06_freeze2, whole genome shotgun sequence genome:
- the LOC120774040 gene encoding synaptic vesicle glycoprotein 2A-like — MEMRSKLGSFELKDCSAESAAERLLSIIHTEPVKVNRKHGAISFSEALSLTGFGKFNYFLIFTSGMVLANVLLETAAMGFILPIAQCDLNLTNQDKGVLSAISFAGIITSSHLWGFLADTKGRRRVIRPTLLAGFIVTLFSSFSHTFWVMVLLRFINGFFVSGGSATIYAYLGEFHTDKTRSRAMMGSSFIFAIGAMILPMIAFLVINQDWVLPLPFLGIDYKPWRFFLIVCGIPGMLCGLCMFALPESPKFLLAHGREAKAIEVLQKMQRWNGGTQDLKLKHILPEEETPGSMMQLNNQSASKENFATAFLKSMWNQTVPLFHKQYIRITLIVCNMQFWLYVVTNGMYMWFPHIINSMVEFMNGHPGEHKQICQIVYDKHESLYKSDGTMECVAKLENTTYFYSLIMEILYASSFAFIGLVINRVGKITILFVSTIFFTSCGLAAVFVVDPSIAAYLYVLFFLVGVAINVLGAATVELYPTQMRAMAICVSLMFGRLGSVVGANIVGAILAKNCELTFYTACIALYVCAFLALLIPRRTLAPPAKPVLDEA, encoded by the exons ATGGAGATGCGTTCGAAACTGGGCAGCTTTGAGCTGAAAGATTGCAGTGCCGAAAGCGCCGCTGAGCGTT TActttcaattatacatacagAGCCCGTTAAGGTAAATCGTAAACATGGGGCCATTTCATTTTCAGAAGCTTTATCACTTACCG GTTTCGGTAAATTCAATTACTTCCTCATCTTCACCTCTGGCATGGTTTTGGCCAATGTGTTATTGGAGACGGCAGCTATGGGTTTTATTTTGCCAATTGCACAATGTGACTTAAATCTAACCAATCAGGATAAGGGCGTCTTGAGTGCCATTAGTTTCGCTGGTATCATAACAAGTTCGCATCTGTGGGGCTTTTTGGCCGACACAAAGGGACGCAGACGCGTTATTAGGCCGACATTGTTGGCTGGCTTTATTGTCACACTATTCTCGAGTTTTTCGCACACATtttgggtgatggtgttgctgCGGTTCATCAATGGTTTTTT CGTTTCTGGCGGTTCGGCTACAATTTATGCCTACCTCGGCGAGTTCCACACAGATAAGACACGCTCGCGCGCGATGATGGGCTCCTCATTTATCTTTGCGATCGGCGCGATGATCTTGCCAATGATTGCCTTCCTTGTCATCAATCAAGACTGGGTCTTGCCCTTGCCTTTCTTGGGCATTGATTATAAGCCTTGGCGTTTCTTTTTAATCGTTTGCGGCATACCCGGCATGCTTTGTGGTCTATGCATGTTCGCTTTGCCCGAAAGTCCGAAATTCCTCTTGGCCCACGGCAGAGAGGCGAAAGCCATTGAGGTCTTGCAAAAGATGCAACGTTGGAACGGTGGCACTCAGGATCTAAAA TTAAAACACATCCTACCGGAGGAGGAGACACCCGGCTCTATGATGCAGCTGAACAATCAATCGGCTTCGAAGGAGAATTTTGCCACCGCCTTTCTGAAGAGCATGTGGAACCAAACGGTGCCATTATTCCACAAACAATACATACGCATCACATTGATCGTTTGCAATATGCAATTCTGGTTGTATGTGGTGACCAACGGCATGTACATGTGGTTCCCGCACATCATCAACTCCATGGTCGAGTTCATGAACGGCCATCCAGGCGAACACAAACAGATCTGTCAAATTGTCTACGACAAACATGAGAGCTTATATAAGTCTGATGGT ACAATGGAATGCGTTGCTAAATTGGAGAACACAACATATTTTTACTCATTAATCATGGAGATCTTGTACGCTTCCTCGTTTGCCTTTATTGGCTTGGTAATCAACCGAGTCGGCAAGATAACCATACTTT TTGTTTCAACTATTTTCTTCACCTCTTGTGGCCTTGCTGCAGTGTTTGTGGTCGATCCATCGATTGCGGCGTATCTGTATGTGCTCTTCTTTTTGGTAGGCGTGGCAATAAATGTTTTGGGCGCTGCCACAGTTGAGCTTTATCCCACACAAATGCG TGCCATGGCGATATGCGTCTCGCTGATGTTCGGTCGCTTGGGCAGTGTTGTGGGCGCTAATATTGTGGGTGCGATACTGGCTAAAAACTGCGAACTGACTTTCTACACCGCTTGTATTGCCTTGTACGTCTGCGCCTTCCTGGCTCTACTGATACCGCGCAGAACTTTGGCGCCCCCCGCCAAGCCCGTTTTGGATGAGGCATAA